The following DNA comes from Caulobacter sp. X.
CAGCTTGTCGACGTCGATCGGCTTGGCCATGTAGTCGTTCGCGCCGGCCTCGATGCAGCGAGCTTGGTCGTCGGGCATGGCCTTGGCCGTCAGCATCAGGATCGGCAGTTTCGACCAACGAGGATCGTCGCGGATCGTCCGGGTCGCGGTCAGGCCGTCCATGACCGGCATCATGACGTCCATGAGGACGAGATCGATCTCCTTGCTCGGATCCTGGGCCGCGCGGCCAAGCGCGTCGATCGCCTCCTGGCCGTTGCGCGCGATCTCGACGACCGCCCCGCGGGGCTCCAGCACGTTGGTCAGGGAGTAGACATTGCGGATGTCGTCCTCGACCACCAGGATCCGGCGGCCTTCCAGCACCGCGTCGCGGTTGCGCGCCTTCTGGATCATCTTCTGCTGCTCGGGCGGCAGCGCCGCGACCACCTGGTGCAGGAACAGCGAGACCTCGTCCAGCAGGCGCTCGGGCGACTTGGCTCCCTTGATGATGATCGAGCTGGAATAGCGGCGCAGGCGCTGCTCGTCGTCGGGCGACAGGTCGTGGCCCGTATAGACGATGACCGGCGGGAAGGCGTGGTCGCCGTCCTGGCTGAGCGTCTCCAGCAGCGAATAGCCCGAAGCGTCCGGCAGCGAGAGATCCAGCACCATGCAGTCGAAGGTCTCGCGCTTGAGCGCCTCCAGGCATTCGGCCGCCGTGCCGACGCCGACCGTCTCGACATCGGCGGAGGTCAGGAGCTTGCCGACCGCCTCGCGCTGGACGCGGTCGTCCTCCACGATCAGCACGCGACGCACCGTGCTGGCCAGCTTGGCCTCGAGGGTCTTCAGCACCTCGGCCAGATCGTCCCGTTTGACCGGTTTGACCAGATAGCCGATCGCGCCCAGCGACAGCGCCGTCTGGCTGTGGTCCTCGGCCGAGATCACGTGGATCGGGATGTGCCGCGTGGCGTCGTCGCGCTTCAGGCGGTCCAGGACGAGCAGGCCGGATTCATCGGGCAGGCCCACGTCCAGCACGACCGCGCTGGGCTTGAATTCGCGGGCGAGCTTGACGGCCTCCTCGGCCGTGCCCGCCACCAGGCACTGGAAGCCCTGCTCGCGCGACAGGTCGCGGACGATGCCGGCGAAGGTGTCGTCGTCCTCGACGACCAGCAGCACGCGACGCGCGCCGTGAGCGTTGTCGCGGTCGTCCTCGACGGCTTTGGGCGGCGCGCTTTTCTTCGCGCGGATCCGAGGCGCGGGGCCCGCGAGCGACGCCTCCGCCGGCAGTCGCGGCGGTTCGCGCGGCGCAACCCGGGTCGGATCGTAGGCGAGGGGGATGGTGACGGTGAAGGTGCTGCCTTCGCCGGGCTTGCTTTCCAGGCTGATGGATCCGCCCAGAAGGCGCGAAAGCTGGCGACTGATCGAGAGGCCAAGGCCGGTGCCGCCGTACTTGCGGCTGATGGTGCCGTCCGCCTGGCGGAACGCTTCGAAGATGGCTTCTTGCTGCTCTCGGGAAACGCCGATGCCGGTGTCCTTGACCGAGAAGGCGATGTGCTCGTCGCCCGCCGGAGCGATCTTCAGACGCACGCCGCCCTTCTCGGTGAACTTGAAGGCGTTGGAGAGGAGGTTCTTCAGCACCTGCTCCAACCGCTGGCGATCGGTCTCGATCACCTTGGGCGCGTCGTCGGCCACCTCGATGGCGAAGTCGAGGCCTCGGTTGTCGGCGACGGGATTGAATAGCTGGCGCAAGTCCCCCGTCAGCCGTTGCAGCGAGACGGTCTCTGGACGCACCTCGACGTGGCCGGCCTCGATCTTCGACAGATCGAGGATGTCGTTGATCAGGTTGAGCAGGTCGGCGCCCGAAGACTCGATGGTTTGGGCGAACTTGACCTGTTCAGCCGACAGGTTGCCGTTCGGATTGTCGCTGAGCAGCTTGGACAGGATCAGCAGCGAGTTGAGCGGCGTGCGCAGCTCGTGGGACATGTTAGCCAGGAAGTCGGACTTGTACTGGCTGGCCTGCTCCAGCTCGCGCGCCTTCAGCGCCACGGCCGCGCTGGTTCGCTCCAGCTCGTCGCGCTGGGTCTCCAGCATCTGGGCCTGTTCCTCCAGCTGGCTGTTGGTCTGCTCCAGCTCGGCCTGCTGCTGCTCCAGACGAGTCTGGGATTCCTTCAGGGCGCGGCCCTGTTCCTCAAGCTCCTCGTTGGAGACGCGCAGTTCCTCGCTCTGAACCTGCAGTTCTTCCGACTGGCGTTGTGTCTCTTCCAGCGTGTCCTGCAGCTCGGCGCGGTAGCGGGCCGAGCGCAGTCCGACGCCGATCGCGCCCGAGGCCTGGTTCAGCAGCTCAACGACCCGATCGTCGACCGGATGCAGGAAACCCAGCTCGATCACGGCGTTGACCACGCCGTCGGCCTTCACCGGCACGATGACCAGGTGCCGGGGCTTGTCCTGGCCCAGGGCGGAGCCGATGGTGATGTAGCCGTCCGGCACGTCGCGAACGATCGTCGCCTGGCCTTCCGCGGCGACCTTGCCCAGCAGGCCTTCCTTGAGGTTGAAGCGCTCCGGAGTCTGGGCGTCGGCGGGAATGCCCAGGCTGGCGGCGCGATAGAAGTGACCACCGTGGCCCTTGAACAGCGCGCCGGCCTGGAAGCCCAGATATTGCGACAGGAAGGCCAGGATGTTGTCGGCCAGCATCTCGACAGAGAGGTCGCCCATCATGGCTGACCCAAGACCCACCTGGCCGGCTTGCAGCCATTCCTCGCGCGCCTGAGCGCGGGCGGCGCGGCGGATCAGGTAGAACACCGCCAGGGTCAGCGCTCCGCCAAGCACGCTCGCTAGCACCCCGCTGAGCAGCGCTGTGTTGTACGCCGCGCCCATGGTCGTCAGGCGCAAGGCGCGCAGTCGGCTCTCCTCCTGCCGCATGACGCCGACCTGGCGGCGGATCGCGTCCATCTCGGCCTTGCCGCGATCGGTGTTGACCACGGCCAGAGCGGCTTGAGCGTTGACGGTTCGGCGCAGAGTGATTGTCTCGTCCAACTCGCCGAGCTTGGCCGCGATCTGGCGCTTCAGGACCTTCAGATTGGCCTGCTGGGTGGGATTGTCCCGCGTGAGGCTTTCGACCGCTTCGGATCGTGAGGCGACCGCTGAGACAGCGGCTTGATAGGGCTCGAGATAGCGGTCGTTGCCGGTCAGCAGATAGCCCCGCTGTCCCGTCTCGGTGTCTTGCACGGTGGAGAGCAGATCATCGATCGCCATCAGCACGTCGTGGGAGTGCCAAATCTTTTGGCTATTGCTCCGCAGCATCTCGACGTTGCGATAGGCGACGAGACCGCTGCCCACGAAAAAGAGCAGCACCAGGGTCAGGCCCAAGGTCGCCCAGACCTCCATGCGGGACC
Coding sequences within:
- a CDS encoding response regulator — its product is MEVWATLGLTLVLLFFVGSGLVAYRNVEMLRSNSQKIWHSHDVLMAIDDLLSTVQDTETGQRGYLLTGNDRYLEPYQAAVSAVASRSEAVESLTRDNPTQQANLKVLKRQIAAKLGELDETITLRRTVNAQAALAVVNTDRGKAEMDAIRRQVGVMRQEESRLRALRLTTMGAAYNTALLSGVLASVLGGALTLAVFYLIRRAARAQAREEWLQAGQVGLGSAMMGDLSVEMLADNILAFLSQYLGFQAGALFKGHGGHFYRAASLGIPADAQTPERFNLKEGLLGKVAAEGQATIVRDVPDGYITIGSALGQDKPRHLVIVPVKADGVVNAVIELGFLHPVDDRVVELLNQASGAIGVGLRSARYRAELQDTLEETQRQSEELQVQSEELRVSNEELEEQGRALKESQTRLEQQQAELEQTNSQLEEQAQMLETQRDELERTSAAVALKARELEQASQYKSDFLANMSHELRTPLNSLLILSKLLSDNPNGNLSAEQVKFAQTIESSGADLLNLINDILDLSKIEAGHVEVRPETVSLQRLTGDLRQLFNPVADNRGLDFAIEVADDAPKVIETDRQRLEQVLKNLLSNAFKFTEKGGVRLKIAPAGDEHIAFSVKDTGIGVSREQQEAIFEAFRQADGTISRKYGGTGLGLSISRQLSRLLGGSISLESKPGEGSTFTVTIPLAYDPTRVAPREPPRLPAEASLAGPAPRIRAKKSAPPKAVEDDRDNAHGARRVLLVVEDDDTFAGIVRDLSREQGFQCLVAGTAEEAVKLAREFKPSAVVLDVGLPDESGLLVLDRLKRDDATRHIPIHVISAEDHSQTALSLGAIGYLVKPVKRDDLAEVLKTLEAKLASTVRRVLIVEDDRVQREAVGKLLTSADVETVGVGTAAECLEALKRETFDCMVLDLSLPDASGYSLLETLSQDGDHAFPPVIVYTGHDLSPDDEQRLRRYSSSIIIKGAKSPERLLDEVSLFLHQVVAALPPEQQKMIQKARNRDAVLEGRRILVVEDDIRNVYSLTNVLEPRGAVVEIARNGQEAIDALGRAAQDPSKEIDLVLMDVMMPVMDGLTATRTIRDDPRWSKLPILMLTAKAMPDDQARCIEAGANDYMAKPIDVDKLLSLVRVWMPR